The proteins below are encoded in one region of Segatella copri:
- a CDS encoding ATP-binding cassette domain-containing protein: MIQIKDIDFRYPGSKHLVFRDFSLELKENNIYGLLGKNGTGKSTLLYLISGLLRQQQGTILVDGISAQDRRAEMLKDIFMVPEEFELPNVSLATYVKMNQGFYPNFSQEVLDRCLKDFDLPLSLKLNELSMGQKKKVFMSFALATGTRFLLMDEPTNGLDIPSKSQFRKVIANNMTEDRTLIISTHQVHDVESLLDHIIIMNQSQLLLDTSVSDICEKYTFEYRNPQEMDDTVLYAEPTLQGNAAICKRQEGEQETQMNLELLFNAVINGKLND, encoded by the coding sequence ATGATACAGATTAAAGACATTGATTTCAGATACCCAGGTAGCAAGCACCTTGTATTTAGAGATTTCTCTTTGGAACTCAAGGAGAACAACATTTATGGCTTGCTCGGTAAGAATGGTACAGGCAAGAGCACCCTGCTCTACCTCATCAGCGGATTGCTCCGCCAGCAACAAGGTACCATTCTCGTGGATGGCATTTCGGCACAAGATCGCAGAGCCGAGATGCTGAAGGACATCTTCATGGTGCCCGAAGAGTTTGAACTGCCCAACGTTTCCCTCGCCACCTACGTGAAGATGAACCAGGGATTCTATCCAAACTTCTCGCAGGAAGTGCTGGACCGTTGCCTCAAGGATTTTGATTTACCACTCTCTCTCAAGTTGAACGAACTCTCGATGGGACAGAAGAAGAAGGTATTCATGAGTTTCGCACTCGCCACGGGTACCCGCTTTCTTCTGATGGACGAGCCAACCAATGGTCTCGACATCCCATCGAAGAGCCAGTTCCGTAAGGTCATCGCCAACAACATGACGGAAGACCGCACCCTCATCATCTCAACGCATCAGGTGCACGATGTAGAGTCGCTGCTCGACCACATCATCATCATGAACCAGAGCCAGCTTCTGCTCGACACTTCGGTTTCAGACATCTGCGAGAAATACACCTTCGAATACCGCAACCCACAGGAAATGGACGATACCGTGCTCTACGCCGAGCCAACCCTGCAGGGTAATGCCGCCATCTGCAAGCGACAGGAGGGTGAGCAGGAAACACAGATGAACCTGGAGTTGCTCTTCAATGCAGTAATTAATGGAAAATTAAACGATTAA
- a CDS encoding GntR family transcriptional regulator produces MNFSNDKAIYVQIAERLSDEILAGKYKEDERIPSVREYAVLLEVNANTAVKAYDLLATDEIIYNKRGLGYFVSAGAKKQIKKTRKKEFMKERLPELARQMQLLDISIDEVKEELEKNLKKIKI; encoded by the coding sequence GTGAATTTCAGTAATGATAAAGCAATATACGTACAGATAGCCGAGCGATTGAGCGATGAGATTCTGGCGGGCAAGTACAAGGAAGACGAACGAATACCGAGCGTCAGGGAATACGCCGTGCTGCTGGAGGTAAATGCCAACACAGCCGTGAAGGCATACGATCTGCTTGCCACCGATGAGATTATCTACAACAAGCGAGGCCTGGGCTATTTTGTTTCCGCAGGAGCCAAGAAGCAGATCAAGAAAACCCGCAAAAAGGAGTTTATGAAAGAAAGACTCCCGGAACTCGCCCGACAAATGCAGCTTCTCGACATCTCCATCGATGAAGTGAAGGAAGAGTTGGAGAAGAATCTCAAAAAGATAAAGATATGA
- a CDS encoding ABC transporter ATP-binding protein, with protein MSLIHLKDVNKTYQGAQPLHVLKGIDLDIERGEFVSIMGASGSGKSTLLNILGILDNYDTGEYRLNDVLIKGLSETRAAEYRNKMIGFIFQSFNLISFKTAVENVELPLFYQGVSRKKRHELAMEYLEKLGLKQWANHYPNEMSGGQKQRVAIARALITKPEIILADEPTGALDSKTSVEVMDLLKELHQKEGMTIVVVTHESGVANETDKVIHIKDGLIGSIEDNRDHHLVSKDYVK; from the coding sequence ATGTCATTAATTCATCTAAAAGACGTCAATAAGACCTACCAGGGTGCTCAGCCACTCCATGTGCTGAAGGGCATCGACCTCGACATCGAACGTGGCGAGTTCGTCAGCATCATGGGTGCTTCCGGCTCGGGAAAATCCACCTTATTAAATATATTGGGTATTCTCGACAACTACGATACGGGCGAATACCGACTCAATGATGTGCTCATCAAAGGCCTCTCGGAAACCCGTGCTGCCGAATACCGCAACAAGATGATAGGCTTCATCTTCCAGTCGTTCAACCTCATCTCGTTCAAGACAGCGGTGGAAAACGTGGAACTTCCACTCTTCTACCAGGGCGTGAGCCGCAAGAAGCGCCACGAACTGGCAATGGAATATCTCGAAAAACTGGGCTTGAAGCAATGGGCCAACCATTATCCTAACGAGATGTCGGGAGGACAGAAGCAGCGTGTAGCCATCGCCCGTGCCCTCATCACCAAACCCGAAATCATCCTTGCCGATGAGCCTACCGGAGCCCTAGACTCCAAAACGAGCGTGGAAGTGATGGACCTGTTGAAGGAACTGCACCAGAAAGAGGGAATGACCATCGTGGTGGTAACCCACGAAAGCGGTGTTGCCAACGAGACCGATAAGGTTATCCATATCAAGGACGGACTCATCGGAAGCATCGAAGACAACAGAGACCATCATCTCGTATCGAAAGACTACGTGAAATAA